The proteins below are encoded in one region of Pseudomonas entomophila L48:
- a CDS encoding GTPase/DUF3482 domain-containing protein has protein sequence MTEPLKLAVVGHTNVGKTSLLRTLTRDVGFGEVSHRPSTTRHVEGARLSVDGEPLLELYDTPGLEDAIALLDYLERLERPGERLDGPARLERFLQGSEARQRFEQEAKVLRQLLASNAGLYVIDAREPVLAKYRDELEVLAGCGKPLLPVLNFVASSQHREPEWREALARLGLHALVRFDSVAPPEDGERRLYESLALLLEDARPALQRLIDDQQAQRLARQHSGKRLIAELLLDCAACRRSVETEPAAEARAIEALRQDVRQREQRCVEALLKLYAFRREDAQAGDLPLLDGRWGDDLFNPETLKLLGVRLGSGVAAGAAAGAGVDLLVGGLTLGAAALAGAIAGGALQTARNYGSRLMGKLKGQRELTVDDTVLRLLALRQQQLMVALESRGHAAQDSIRLAAPDEKAWREGKLPEALNKARAHPQWSTLNPGARVHQPERQEQLNSLVADL, from the coding sequence ATGACTGAGCCGCTGAAACTGGCCGTGGTGGGCCATACCAACGTCGGCAAGACCTCGCTGCTGCGCACCCTGACCCGCGATGTCGGCTTCGGCGAGGTCTCCCATCGCCCCAGTACCACCCGCCATGTCGAGGGTGCGCGCCTGTCGGTGGACGGCGAGCCATTGCTGGAGCTTTACGACACCCCCGGCCTGGAAGACGCCATTGCCTTGCTCGACTACCTGGAGCGTCTGGAGCGCCCGGGCGAACGCCTGGACGGCCCGGCTCGGCTGGAGCGCTTCCTTCAGGGCAGCGAGGCACGCCAGCGCTTCGAGCAGGAAGCCAAGGTGTTGCGCCAGTTGCTGGCGAGCAATGCCGGACTTTATGTGATCGACGCCCGCGAGCCGGTGCTGGCCAAGTACCGCGACGAGCTGGAAGTGCTGGCCGGCTGCGGCAAGCCGCTGCTGCCGGTGCTCAACTTCGTCGCCAGCAGCCAGCACCGCGAGCCGGAATGGCGCGAAGCCCTTGCCCGGCTTGGGCTTCACGCGCTGGTGCGGTTCGACAGCGTGGCTCCACCCGAAGACGGCGAGCGCCGGCTGTACGAAAGCCTCGCCCTGCTGCTGGAAGACGCCCGCCCGGCCCTGCAACGGCTGATCGATGACCAGCAGGCCCAGCGCCTGGCCCGCCAGCACAGCGGCAAGCGCCTGATCGCCGAACTGTTGCTGGACTGCGCCGCCTGCCGACGTAGCGTCGAGACCGAGCCCGCCGCCGAGGCGCGGGCCATCGAAGCCCTGCGCCAGGACGTGCGCCAGCGCGAGCAGCGCTGCGTCGAGGCGCTGCTCAAGCTCTACGCCTTCCGCCGGGAGGATGCCCAGGCCGGTGATCTGCCGCTGCTGGATGGGCGCTGGGGCGATGACCTGTTCAATCCGGAAACCTTGAAGCTGCTGGGGGTACGCCTGGGCAGTGGCGTAGCGGCCGGGGCGGCTGCCGGCGCCGGGGTGGACCTGCTGGTCGGCGGCCTGACGCTGGGTGCCGCGGCCTTGGCCGGCGCCATCGCCGGGGGTGCGCTGCAGACCGCGCGCAACTATGGCTCGCGCTTGATGGGCAAGCTCAAGGGCCAGCGCGAGTTGACGGTGGATGACACGGTGCTGCGCCTGCTGGCACTGCGTCAGCAGCAGTTGATGGTGGCGCTGGAAAGTCGTGGGCATGCGGCGCAGGACAGTATTCGCCTGGCAGCGCCGGATGAGAAAGCCTGGCGCGAGGGTAAGCTGCCGGAAGCCTTGAACAAGGCCCGGGCGCATCCGCAGTGGTCGACGCTCAATCCCGGCGCGCGAGTTCACCAACCCGAGCGACAGGAACAACTGAATAGCCTGGTAGCGGACCTGTAG
- a CDS encoding L-cystine transporter — MNLPLSLNLLAFLALLLGLAQTRRTDWSLAKKVLLGLVLGVVFGLALHSIYGAGHPVLKATLAWLDLVGNGYVGLLQMIVMPLIFASILSAVARLHNASSLGRISVLSIGTLLLTTAIAALIGIALTNLFGLSAEGLVAGAQESARLQAINSDYAGKVADLNIPQLLLSFVPTNPVGDLARAKPTSIISVVIFAVFLGLAALQLIKDDKDKGARALSAIDVLQAWVMRLVRLVMKLTPYGVLALMTKVVASSNLEDILKLGSFVVVSYIGLGLMFVVHGVILALTGVSPLRFFRKVWPVLTFAFTSRSSAASIPLNIEAQTLRLGVPQSIASFSASFGATIGQNGCAGLYPAMLAVMVAPAVGIDTFDPLWIATLVAIVTLSSAGVAGVGGGATFAALIVLPAMGLPVELVALLISVEPLIDMGRTALNVNGSMTAGVVTSQLLKQTDQQVLGGDEHAELSHS, encoded by the coding sequence ATGAACCTGCCGCTGTCACTCAACCTGCTGGCGTTCCTGGCCCTGTTGCTGGGCCTGGCGCAAACCCGCCGCACCGACTGGAGCCTGGCCAAGAAGGTGCTGCTGGGCCTGGTGCTGGGCGTGGTGTTCGGCCTGGCCCTGCACTCGATCTACGGAGCCGGCCACCCGGTGCTGAAAGCCACCCTGGCCTGGCTCGACCTGGTCGGCAACGGCTATGTCGGCCTGCTGCAGATGATCGTCATGCCGCTGATCTTCGCCTCGATCCTCAGCGCCGTGGCCCGCCTGCACAACGCCTCCTCGCTGGGCCGCATCAGCGTGCTGAGCATCGGCACCTTGCTGCTGACCACCGCCATCGCCGCGCTGATCGGCATCGCCCTGACCAACCTGTTCGGCCTGAGCGCCGAGGGGCTGGTGGCCGGCGCCCAGGAAAGCGCCCGCCTGCAAGCCATCAACAGCGACTACGCGGGCAAGGTCGCCGACCTCAACATCCCGCAACTGCTGCTGTCGTTCGTGCCGACCAACCCGGTGGGCGACCTGGCCCGGGCCAAGCCGACTTCGATCATCAGCGTCGTGATCTTCGCCGTGTTCCTGGGCCTCGCGGCCCTGCAGCTGATCAAGGACGACAAGGACAAGGGCGCGCGTGCGTTGTCGGCCATCGACGTGCTGCAGGCCTGGGTGATGCGCCTGGTACGCCTGGTGATGAAGCTCACCCCCTATGGTGTGCTGGCACTGATGACCAAGGTGGTCGCCAGCTCCAACCTCGAGGACATCCTCAAGCTGGGCAGCTTCGTGGTGGTGTCGTATATCGGCCTGGGCCTGATGTTCGTGGTCCACGGGGTGATCCTGGCGCTGACCGGCGTCAGCCCGCTGCGCTTCTTCCGCAAGGTGTGGCCGGTGCTGACCTTCGCCTTCACCAGCCGCTCAAGCGCCGCCAGCATCCCGCTCAACATCGAGGCGCAGACCCTGCGCCTGGGCGTGCCGCAGTCGATCGCCAGCTTCAGCGCCTCGTTCGGCGCGACCATCGGCCAGAACGGCTGCGCCGGCCTGTACCCGGCGATGCTCGCGGTGATGGTCGCACCGGCGGTGGGCATCGATACCTTCGACCCGCTGTGGATCGCCACCCTGGTGGCCATCGTCACCCTGAGCTCGGCCGGCGTGGCGGGTGTTGGTGGTGGCGCGACCTTCGCCGCGTTGATCGTGCTGCCGGCCATGGGCCTGCCGGTCGAGCTGGTGGCCTTGCTGATCTCGGTGGAACCGCTGATCGACATGGGCCGCACGGCGTTGAACGTGAATGGCTCGATGACCGCGGGCGTGGTCACCAGCCAGCTGCTCAAGCAGACCGACCAGCAGGTGCTGGGCGGGGATGAGCATGCCGAGTTGAGTCATTCCTGA
- a CDS encoding RNA polymerase sigma factor, with translation MSSWNKQIARLFTEHKKALEAFVARRTGNAQVAADLTQESFLRLARLPADKQIDNLPAFLFTIASNLVRDHQRQVIRRERLDAGEPSEAIASEAPGADEQLASQQEQALMQAAIQALPEATRHIFLLYHVDGCTYREIGERLGVTPRSVEYQLRRALLDCRAFIKARLAARGQRP, from the coding sequence GTGTCTTCGTGGAACAAGCAGATCGCCCGCCTTTTCACCGAGCACAAGAAGGCCCTCGAAGCTTTCGTCGCCCGGCGCACTGGCAATGCCCAGGTGGCCGCCGACCTGACCCAGGAATCCTTCCTGCGCCTGGCCCGGCTGCCGGCCGACAAGCAGATCGACAACCTGCCAGCCTTTCTCTTTACCATCGCCAGCAACCTGGTTCGCGATCACCAGCGCCAGGTCATTCGCCGTGAGCGCCTGGACGCAGGCGAGCCAAGCGAGGCGATCGCCAGCGAGGCCCCCGGCGCCGACGAACAGCTCGCCTCGCAGCAGGAGCAGGCGTTGATGCAGGCGGCGATCCAGGCCCTGCCCGAGGCGACCCGGCACATCTTCCTGCTCTATCATGTCGACGGTTGCACCTACCGCGAGATCGGTGAGCGCCTGGGCGTCACGCCGCGCAGCGTCGAATACCAGCTGCGCAGGGCGCTGCTCGACTGCCGTGCCTTCATCAAGGCACGCCTGGCTGCGCGGGGGCAACGTCCATGA
- a CDS encoding FecR family protein, translating into MSLEDAVKPMSEMPDSEQLFAEATAWYYRLQADDVTSAEQQAFAAWRGQGPEQAQAWDEVLALLGALQAPARHLREQQRQQWRRPVRRAWPKVASAAAAMVLLGLLVGQTSWPDRWRADYATATGESRSIQLEDGSRIQLNTDSALQVELTAGERRVRLLRGEAWFEVTHDSARPFLVRSGDGWVRVVGTQFSVARDDRQTRVQLDRGKVEVRVGQAPSVFLQPGQALEYTASGVGAVHPFEPSRAFAWRQRQLVFSQQPLAEVVEELNRYWPGQTLVLGDALRGRKVSGVFEIDKPEAVLKALTHTLGVRAEQYTPYLRILRES; encoded by the coding sequence ATGAGCCTTGAGGATGCGGTCAAGCCGATGAGCGAAATGCCCGACAGCGAGCAGCTGTTTGCCGAGGCCACGGCCTGGTACTACCGCCTGCAAGCCGACGATGTGACGTCGGCCGAACAGCAGGCGTTCGCCGCTTGGCGAGGGCAGGGGCCGGAGCAGGCGCAGGCCTGGGACGAGGTGCTCGCCTTGCTGGGCGCGTTGCAGGCACCCGCCAGGCACCTGCGCGAACAGCAACGCCAACAGTGGCGCCGGCCTGTGCGCCGGGCCTGGCCCAAAGTGGCGAGCGCCGCGGCGGCCATGGTGTTGTTGGGGCTGCTGGTCGGCCAGACGTCCTGGCCTGACCGCTGGCGCGCCGACTACGCCACCGCCACCGGGGAGTCGCGCAGCATCCAGCTCGAGGATGGCTCGCGCATCCAGCTCAACACCGACAGCGCCCTGCAGGTCGAGCTGACCGCAGGCGAACGGCGCGTCCGGCTGCTGCGGGGCGAAGCCTGGTTCGAGGTGACGCACGATAGCGCGCGGCCGTTCCTGGTGCGCTCGGGCGACGGTTGGGTGCGGGTGGTCGGCACCCAGTTCAGCGTCGCCCGGGATGATCGCCAGACCCGTGTCCAGCTGGACCGGGGCAAGGTGGAGGTGCGTGTCGGCCAGGCGCCGAGCGTGTTCCTGCAGCCCGGGCAGGCGCTGGAGTACACGGCCAGCGGCGTCGGTGCCGTCCACCCGTTCGAACCGAGCCGCGCCTTCGCCTGGCGCCAGCGCCAGCTGGTGTTCAGCCAGCAGCCTTTGGCTGAAGTGGTCGAGGAGTTGAACCGCTACTGGCCCGGCCAGACCCTGGTGCTGGGCGATGCGCTGCGCGGGCGCAAGGTCTCCGGGGTGTTCGAGATCGACAAGCCGGAGGCCGTGCTCAAGGCCTTGACCCACACCCTGGGCGTGCGCGCCGAGCAGTACACCCCCTACCTGCGGATCCTTCGCGAAAGCTGA
- a CDS encoding dihydrofolate reductase encodes MNTSLPLSLIAALAENRVIGIDNSMPWHLPGDFKYFKATTLGKPIIMGRKTWDSLGRPLPGRLNIVVSRQPGLELAGAEVFASLDAALVRAEQWAREQGVGELMLIGGAQLYGQALEKGLVSRMYLTRVELSPEGDAWFPEFDKGQWQLSSSAPQAEEGKPVYHFEIWDRG; translated from the coding sequence ATGAATACATCACTCCCCCTCAGCCTGATCGCGGCGCTCGCCGAGAACCGTGTGATCGGCATCGACAACTCCATGCCCTGGCACCTGCCGGGGGACTTCAAGTACTTCAAGGCCACTACCCTGGGCAAGCCGATCATCATGGGGCGCAAGACCTGGGACTCGCTGGGGCGGCCGTTGCCGGGGCGGTTGAATATCGTTGTCAGCCGCCAGCCCGGCCTGGAGCTGGCCGGCGCCGAGGTGTTCGCTTCGCTGGATGCGGCGCTGGTGCGCGCCGAGCAGTGGGCGCGGGAACAGGGTGTTGGTGAGCTGATGCTGATCGGTGGGGCGCAGCTGTATGGGCAGGCGTTGGAGAAGGGGCTGGTGAGCCGGATGTACCTGACCCGGGTTGAGTTGTCGCCGGAGGGGGATGCCTGGTTCCCCGAGTTCGACAAGGGACAGTGGCAATTGTCGTCCAGCGCGCCACAGGCTGAAGAGGGCAAGCCGGTCTATCACTTTGAGATCTGGGACAGGGGCTGA
- a CDS encoding DUF2868 domain-containing protein — protein sequence MEYLVTAPTDLDKRWLTEAVRLREEHAGPLEDQEANRRARQQGGDLAARIETRALWLAERDGMATALRHWKQGARLALLALMLLAVVSGAGLGLAALGDGQRPVNVFWALGSLLGLNLLLLLGWALGFFFGGEQGAALGRLWLWLSERLARDAKAAQLAPALLVLLQRQRLNRWLLGLLVHGLWLLAMVAALGMLLALLATRRYGFVWETTLLAAEPFITLTQALGALPSLLGFAVPDEAMIRASGATLPSLDPARQAWASWLLGVVLVYGLLPRLALAALCLWRWRQGRERLSLDLNLPGYAQLRDALMPRSERIGVQDAAPDALPQFEAGQLESGSSGALLVGLELDDQRPWPPALPKAVTDAGVLDSRESRNKLLEQMSRFPPARLAIACDPRRSPDRGSLALLAELARNAGATRIWLLQAQPGQALDAARLGDWHEALDRLGLPHADTSPLTWLEHGHD from the coding sequence ATGGAATACCTTGTGACTGCACCGACCGATCTCGACAAACGCTGGCTCACCGAAGCGGTGCGCCTGCGCGAAGAGCACGCCGGCCCCCTGGAGGACCAGGAAGCCAACCGCCGCGCTCGCCAGCAGGGCGGCGACCTGGCGGCACGCATCGAAACCCGCGCCCTGTGGCTGGCCGAACGCGATGGCATGGCCACCGCGCTGCGCCACTGGAAACAAGGCGCACGCCTGGCCCTGCTGGCGTTGATGCTGCTGGCCGTGGTCAGCGGCGCCGGGCTGGGCCTTGCGGCCCTGGGCGATGGGCAGCGCCCGGTGAACGTGTTCTGGGCCTTGGGCAGCCTGCTCGGGCTCAACCTTTTGCTGCTGCTCGGCTGGGCCCTGGGTTTCTTCTTCGGCGGCGAACAAGGTGCCGCCTTGGGGCGGTTGTGGCTGTGGCTCAGCGAGCGCTTGGCCCGCGACGCCAAGGCCGCGCAACTGGCCCCGGCACTGCTGGTGCTGCTGCAGCGCCAGCGCCTGAACCGCTGGCTGCTCGGCCTGCTGGTGCATGGCCTGTGGCTGCTGGCGATGGTCGCGGCGCTGGGGATGTTGCTGGCCCTGCTGGCGACCCGGCGCTATGGCTTCGTCTGGGAAACCACGCTGCTCGCCGCCGAACCTTTCATCACCCTCACCCAGGCCCTGGGTGCCCTGCCTTCGCTGCTCGGCTTCGCCGTGCCGGATGAGGCAATGATTCGCGCCAGCGGCGCCACCCTGCCGAGCCTGGACCCGGCTCGCCAAGCCTGGGCCAGCTGGCTGCTTGGCGTGGTGCTGGTCTACGGTCTGCTGCCGCGCCTGGCTTTGGCTGCGCTATGCCTGTGGCGCTGGCGCCAGGGCCGCGAGCGCCTGTCACTCGACCTCAACCTGCCCGGCTACGCCCAACTGCGCGACGCCCTGATGCCCCGCAGCGAACGCATCGGCGTGCAGGATGCCGCACCCGATGCGCTGCCGCAGTTCGAGGCCGGCCAACTGGAAAGCGGCAGCAGCGGCGCCTTGCTGGTCGGCCTGGAGCTGGATGACCAGCGGCCCTGGCCACCAGCCCTGCCGAAGGCGGTGACCGACGCCGGCGTGCTCGACAGCCGCGAGTCGCGCAACAAACTGCTCGAACAGATGAGCCGCTTCCCCCCCGCCCGCCTGGCCATCGCCTGCGACCCACGCCGCTCGCCGGACCGAGGCAGCCTGGCGCTGCTCGCCGAGCTGGCGCGCAATGCCGGCGCCACGCGCATCTGGCTGCTCCAGGCGCAACCCGGCCAGGCACTGGACGCCGCACGGCTGGGCGACTGGCACGAAGCGCTCGACCGCCTGGGCCTGCCCCACGCCGACACCTCGCCGCTGACCTGGCTGGAGCATGGCCATGACTGA
- a CDS encoding TonB-dependent siderophore receptor — protein sequence MKMTATRTALGLAIALGCASLAAPLHATAAAQAQVYRFQIPAQSLDSALAAFSAVTRIQVLVPGEFTQGLRSPGLSGSYPQDQALARLLQGTGLSATYIDGDSVTLERQRAAGDQSVQLGAVNIGSTQLGATTEGSGSYTTGALTIGKGEQKLKDIPQSVSVVTRQRLDDQNMNSLQDAMRQVTGTTIKSYNTGSNLNDVYMRGFPVDLVQVDGVTQPTGQGDMATAFDLAMYDRVEVLRGPSGLYQGAGEPGGTINLVRKRALGQFALSGELSAGSYDRYHSTVDVTGPLNSDGSLRGRFVTAYENNQAFVDYAQNERPMMYGRLEYDLSPATTLTLGGAYQRNKSVPAFGLPAYDSGKLLDIKRSTFVDAKWNELDERVWESFFEVDHALDDGGQFKSSLTYRDAEAPTRNFTWTDGAVDPATGASSAVAYNYYTHIKTLGLDSFVTRPFEAFGRTHELTVGGDYQHVDKDFRYGGREYFDINVFDPGSINIPKIDYAMDNGNASKSNQYGLYARTKVSATDRLDVILGSRVIWFDSDGHNANPFFNEFSDPHTSVRRKVIPYGALVAKLTPELSAYASYTTVYKPQTQMAGGNSTVAPREGKQYELGLKREFFDGRLNGSVSVFRIYDENRAQQIGQTPYYEAQAKVRSQGWETELSGNLTDNWSISTGYAFTRLESGRQGDYQGISITPKHNFNVWTRYAFADGPLEGFSVGGGVRVVSATYYTRNEVDFVQGGYSVATAQVGYRFNKHLSTTLTANNLFDRKYYERVDSAWGSNFYGEPRNLTLSLRATY from the coding sequence ATGAAGATGACCGCCACCCGGACCGCACTCGGCTTGGCTATCGCGCTTGGCTGCGCGAGCCTGGCCGCGCCATTGCACGCCACCGCCGCCGCGCAGGCGCAGGTTTACCGTTTCCAGATCCCGGCGCAGTCGCTGGATTCGGCGCTGGCCGCGTTCAGCGCGGTGACCCGGATCCAGGTGCTGGTGCCGGGCGAGTTCACCCAGGGGCTGCGCTCGCCTGGCCTGAGCGGCAGTTATCCACAGGATCAGGCGCTGGCCCGCCTGCTGCAGGGGACCGGCCTGAGCGCCACCTACATCGATGGCGACAGCGTCACCCTGGAGCGCCAGCGCGCGGCGGGCGACCAATCGGTGCAGTTGGGCGCGGTGAACATCGGCAGCACCCAGCTGGGCGCCACCACCGAAGGCAGCGGCTCCTACACCACCGGCGCGCTGACCATCGGCAAGGGCGAGCAGAAGCTCAAGGATATCCCCCAGTCGGTCTCGGTGGTCACCCGCCAACGGCTGGACGACCAGAACATGAACAGCCTGCAGGACGCCATGCGCCAGGTGACCGGCACCACGATCAAGAGCTACAACACCGGCTCCAACCTCAATGATGTGTACATGCGCGGTTTTCCGGTCGACCTGGTGCAGGTCGATGGCGTCACCCAGCCGACCGGGCAGGGCGACATGGCCACGGCGTTCGACCTGGCCATGTACGACCGCGTTGAAGTGCTGCGTGGCCCCTCGGGCCTGTACCAGGGCGCGGGGGAGCCGGGCGGCACCATCAACCTGGTGCGCAAGCGCGCCCTCGGGCAGTTCGCCCTGTCCGGTGAGCTGTCGGCCGGCAGCTATGACCGCTACCATTCCACGGTCGACGTCACCGGGCCGCTGAACAGCGATGGCAGCCTGCGCGGGCGTTTCGTCACCGCCTACGAGAACAACCAGGCCTTCGTCGACTATGCGCAGAACGAGCGCCCGATGATGTACGGCCGTCTCGAGTATGACCTGTCGCCGGCCACCACGCTGACCCTGGGCGGCGCCTACCAGCGCAACAAGTCCGTGCCTGCCTTCGGCCTGCCGGCCTATGACAGCGGCAAGCTGCTCGACATCAAGCGCTCGACCTTCGTCGACGCGAAGTGGAACGAACTGGACGAACGCGTCTGGGAAAGCTTCTTCGAAGTCGATCACGCGCTGGACGATGGCGGCCAGTTCAAGAGCTCGCTGACCTACCGCGACGCCGAAGCCCCGACCCGCAACTTCACCTGGACTGACGGCGCCGTGGACCCGGCCACCGGTGCCAGCTCCGCCGTGGCCTACAACTACTACACCCACATCAAGACCCTCGGCCTGGACAGCTTCGTCACGCGGCCGTTCGAGGCCTTTGGGCGCACCCACGAGCTCACCGTGGGCGGCGACTACCAGCATGTGGACAAGGACTTCCGCTACGGTGGCCGTGAGTATTTCGACATCAACGTGTTCGACCCGGGCAGCATCAACATCCCCAAGATCGACTACGCGATGGACAACGGCAATGCCTCCAAGTCGAACCAGTACGGGCTGTATGCGCGCACCAAGGTCAGTGCCACCGACCGGCTGGACGTGATCCTCGGCAGCCGGGTGATCTGGTTCGACAGCGATGGCCACAACGCCAACCCGTTCTTCAACGAGTTCTCCGACCCCCACACCAGCGTCCGCCGCAAGGTCATCCCGTATGGCGCGCTGGTCGCCAAGCTGACGCCCGAGCTGTCGGCCTACGCCAGCTACACCACGGTGTACAAGCCGCAGACGCAGATGGCGGGTGGCAACAGCACGGTCGCGCCGCGCGAGGGCAAGCAGTACGAGCTGGGTTTGAAGCGCGAGTTCTTCGATGGCCGGTTGAACGGCAGCGTGTCGGTGTTCCGCATCTACGATGAGAATCGCGCCCAGCAGATCGGCCAGACGCCGTATTACGAGGCCCAGGCCAAAGTGCGCAGCCAGGGATGGGAGACCGAGCTGTCCGGCAACCTGACCGACAACTGGAGCATCAGTACCGGTTATGCCTTCACCCGATTGGAGTCGGGACGCCAGGGCGACTACCAGGGCATCAGCATCACGCCCAAGCACAACTTCAACGTGTGGACGCGCTACGCGTTCGCTGATGGTCCGTTGGAAGGGTTCAGTGTGGGTGGTGGCGTGCGGGTAGTCAGCGCCACCTACTACACGCGCAACGAAGTGGACTTCGTCCAGGGTGGCTACAGCGTGGCCACGGCGCAGGTGGGCTATCGCTTCAACAAGCACCTGTCGACCACGCTCACGGCCAACAACCTGTTCGACCGTAAGTACTACGAGCGGGTGGACAGTGCCTGGGGGTCGAACTTCTATGGCGAGCCGCGCAACCTGACGTTGTCGTTGCGCGCCACCTATTGA